One window of the Camarhynchus parvulus chromosome 2, STF_HiC, whole genome shotgun sequence genome contains the following:
- the LOC115914716 gene encoding serum paraoxonase/arylesterase 2 isoform X1, with the protein MGKLLAVALVGIAAALAAERLLAFRSRLNASREVAPVSLPNCRLIKGIETGSEDIDILPNGLAFISSGLKYPGIKSFAPDKPGEIFLMDLNEDNPRAVELRISRGFDLASFNPHGISTYIDRDDTVYLFVVNHPHQKSTVELFKFVEDDNSLVHLKTIRHDLLTSVNDVVAMGPDSFYATNDHYFSDFLLMFLEMFLGLTWSNVVYYSPKEVKEVASGFYSANGINISPDRKYIYIADVLDHNVYVMEKHANWSLTHVKTLQLDTLVDNLSVDPHTGDIWIGCHPNGMKLFYYDPENLPASEVLRIQNILSEQPVVTRVYSDNGSVLQGSSVASIYQGKLLIGTVFHRALYCHL; encoded by the exons ATGGggaagctgctggctgtggctctCGTCGGGATCGCGGCAGCCTTGGCGGCCGAGCGGCTGCTGGCATTCCG GAGCAGACTCAATGCTTCACGGGAAGTAGCCCCGGTGAGCCTCCCGAACTGCCGGCTCATTAAAGGGATCG AAACTGGTTCAGAAGACATTGATATACTTCCCAATGGACTGGCTTTCATCAGCTCT GGCTTGAAATATCCAGGAATAAAAAGCTTTGCTCCGGATAAGCcaggtgaaatatttttgatggaTTTGAATGAAGACAATCCCAGAGCAGTGGAACTGAGAATCAGCCGAGGATTTGATCTGGCATCGTTTAACCCTCATGGAATCAGCACCTATATAGACAGAG ATGACACCGTGTACCTCTTTGTTGTGAACCATCCCCACCAGAAGAGCACAGTAGAGTTGTTTAAATTTGTAGAAGATGACAATTCTCTTGTACACCTGAAAACCATTCGACATGACCTTCTGACAAG tgtGAATGATGTAGTAGCCATGGGACCAGACAGCTTCTATGCTACCAATGACCACTACTTCTCTGACTTCCTCTTGATGTTCTTAGAAATGTTCTTGGGTTTAACCTGGTCAAATGTTGTTTACTATAGTCCAAAAGAAGTTAAAGAAGTAGCATCTGGGTTTTATTCAGCCAATGGAATTAACATTTCACCTGATAGAAA GTACATCTATATTGCAGATGTATTGGATCACAATGTCTATGTCATGGAAAAACATGCTAACTGGAGTCTAACCCATGTGAAG ACGCTGCAGCTGGACACGCTGGTTGATAACTTGTCTGTTGACCCTCACACTGGAGACATCTGGATAGGATGTCATCCCAATGGGATGAAGCTGTTCTACTATGATCCTGAAAATCTTCCTGCATCTGAG gtCCTGCGCATCCAGAACATCCTCTCGGAGCAGCCTGTGGTGACACGTGTCTACTCTGACAATGGCTCCGTGCTGCAGGGGAGCTCAGTGGCATCCATCTACCAGGGAAAGCTGCTCATTGGCACAGTCTTCCACAGAGCTCTCTACTGTCATCTATAG
- the LOC115914716 gene encoding serum paraoxonase/arylesterase 2 isoform X2, whose amino-acid sequence MGKLLAVALVGIAAALAAERLLAFRSRLNASREVAPVSLPNCRLIKGIETGSEDIDILPNGLAFISSGLKYPGIKSFAPDKPGEIFLMDLNEDNPRAVELRISRGFDLASFNPHGISTYIDRDDTVYLFVVNHPHQKSTVELFKFVEDDNSLVHLKTIRHDLLTRYIYIADVLDHNVYVMEKHANWSLTHVKTLQLDTLVDNLSVDPHTGDIWIGCHPNGMKLFYYDPENLPASEVLRIQNILSEQPVVTRVYSDNGSVLQGSSVASIYQGKLLIGTVFHRALYCHL is encoded by the exons ATGGggaagctgctggctgtggctctCGTCGGGATCGCGGCAGCCTTGGCGGCCGAGCGGCTGCTGGCATTCCG GAGCAGACTCAATGCTTCACGGGAAGTAGCCCCGGTGAGCCTCCCGAACTGCCGGCTCATTAAAGGGATCG AAACTGGTTCAGAAGACATTGATATACTTCCCAATGGACTGGCTTTCATCAGCTCT GGCTTGAAATATCCAGGAATAAAAAGCTTTGCTCCGGATAAGCcaggtgaaatatttttgatggaTTTGAATGAAGACAATCCCAGAGCAGTGGAACTGAGAATCAGCCGAGGATTTGATCTGGCATCGTTTAACCCTCATGGAATCAGCACCTATATAGACAGAG ATGACACCGTGTACCTCTTTGTTGTGAACCATCCCCACCAGAAGAGCACAGTAGAGTTGTTTAAATTTGTAGAAGATGACAATTCTCTTGTACACCTGAAAACCATTCGACATGACCTTCTGACAAG GTACATCTATATTGCAGATGTATTGGATCACAATGTCTATGTCATGGAAAAACATGCTAACTGGAGTCTAACCCATGTGAAG ACGCTGCAGCTGGACACGCTGGTTGATAACTTGTCTGTTGACCCTCACACTGGAGACATCTGGATAGGATGTCATCCCAATGGGATGAAGCTGTTCTACTATGATCCTGAAAATCTTCCTGCATCTGAG gtCCTGCGCATCCAGAACATCCTCTCGGAGCAGCCTGTGGTGACACGTGTCTACTCTGACAATGGCTCCGTGCTGCAGGGGAGCTCAGTGGCATCCATCTACCAGGGAAAGCTGCTCATTGGCACAGTCTTCCACAGAGCTCTCTACTGTCATCTATAG